The proteins below are encoded in one region of Amycolatopsis acidiphila:
- a CDS encoding glutamate ABC transporter substrate-binding protein, with the protein MAVLLLLCGLTACSSHDPGTLLGKADSGHLTIGIRFDQPGLAEHTLDGRFVGFDVDVAEYVAGQLGVKPPGIIWRETTSATRETDLTSGTVDLVIAAYSITDKRKQVISFAGPYFETGQDLLVRRSDNAITGPETLNGRRLCSVTGSTPAQEVKTRFAQAVQLVEYPRYPDCVTALLAGQVDAVTTDGVILAGYVTQNPELLKVVGKPFSTERYGIGLRKGDAEGLHALDDAIQQMVSSGKWLDSLRVNLGPSGYPLPAPPAVTER; encoded by the coding sequence ATGGCCGTGCTTCTCCTGCTCTGCGGGCTCACGGCGTGTTCCTCCCACGACCCCGGCACCCTCCTCGGCAAGGCCGACAGCGGGCATCTCACCATCGGCATCCGCTTCGACCAGCCAGGGCTCGCCGAGCACACGCTCGACGGGCGCTTCGTGGGGTTCGACGTGGACGTCGCCGAATACGTCGCCGGGCAGCTGGGCGTCAAGCCGCCCGGCATCATCTGGCGGGAGACCACCTCGGCGACCAGGGAGACCGACCTCACCTCGGGCACCGTGGACCTGGTGATCGCCGCCTACTCCATCACCGACAAGCGCAAGCAGGTCATCTCCTTCGCCGGGCCGTACTTCGAGACCGGGCAGGACCTGCTCGTACGCCGGTCGGACAACGCGATCACCGGCCCGGAGACGCTCAACGGCCGCCGCCTCTGCTCGGTCACGGGCTCCACGCCCGCACAGGAGGTCAAGACCCGCTTCGCGCAGGCCGTGCAGCTGGTGGAGTACCCGCGCTACCCGGACTGCGTGACGGCACTGCTCGCCGGGCAGGTCGACGCGGTGACCACCGACGGCGTCATCCTCGCCGGTTACGTCACGCAGAACCCCGAGCTGCTCAAGGTGGTCGGCAAGCCGTTCTCCACCGAGCGCTACGGAATCGGCCTGCGCAAGGGCGACGCCGAAGGCCTGCACGCGCTCGACGACGCCATCCAGCAGATGGTCAGCAGCGGGAAGTGGCTGGACTCGCTGCGCGTCAACCTCGGGCCGTCCGGCTACCCGCTGCCCGCCCCACCCGCCGTGACCGAGCGATGA
- a CDS encoding MauE/DoxX family redox-associated membrane protein, with amino-acid sequence MFRPSQPVLDVVGTVVRLGLAAVWLTSGSIKLADPGQTYLAVKAYQLLPDAVVHPVATALPLLELALGVLLLFGLLTRVAAVVSAVVLVLFIAGVAQSWARGLTIDCGCFGGGGQVAAGQTQYPQEIARDVGFMVLAGWLIVRSRTRLAVDGWLRSEQQVSDLPV; translated from the coding sequence GTGTTCCGACCTTCCCAACCCGTGCTCGACGTCGTCGGGACGGTGGTGCGGCTCGGCCTGGCCGCGGTCTGGCTCACCTCGGGATCGATCAAGCTCGCGGATCCCGGGCAGACCTACCTCGCGGTGAAGGCCTACCAGCTGCTGCCCGACGCCGTGGTGCACCCGGTGGCGACCGCGCTGCCGCTGCTCGAGCTGGCGCTGGGTGTGCTGCTGCTGTTCGGCCTGCTGACCAGGGTCGCGGCCGTCGTGTCGGCCGTCGTGCTGGTGCTGTTCATCGCCGGCGTCGCCCAGTCGTGGGCGCGCGGCCTCACGATCGACTGCGGCTGCTTCGGCGGCGGTGGCCAGGTCGCCGCGGGGCAGACCCAGTACCCGCAGGAGATCGCCCGCGACGTGGGCTTCATGGTGCTCGCCGGGTGGCTGATCGTGCGTTCGCGGACGCGCCTGGCCGTGGACGGGTGGCTCCGTTCGGAACAGCAGGTCTCGGACCTCCCCGTGTAA
- a CDS encoding DsbA family protein, translating into MGGAERSARNRRQQQQRSGARAVAQARGSSGGNRRTIVVVVAVVVLAALVIGGVIWTNRSKNQTQGEAIPPVTTNASLDTQNVRQGAVVVTGKADAKAKIDIYEDFLCPYCGQLEKTYGNQVDQQIEAGKLQVSYHMIPLLNSRSDPPGYSLAAENAALCAADQRKFTSFHDSLFAKQPEEGQRGYDNAQLIKLGQDLGITAPAFATCVNAGTYNQPLNDALAKISADPTFQGTPTILQNGAQVDWTQPDWVTKLVGQS; encoded by the coding sequence GTGGGTGGAGCGGAGCGGTCCGCACGTAACCGCCGGCAACAGCAGCAGCGGTCCGGCGCCCGCGCGGTGGCGCAGGCGCGCGGATCGTCGGGCGGCAACCGGCGGACGATCGTCGTGGTCGTCGCCGTGGTGGTGCTGGCCGCGCTGGTGATCGGCGGGGTCATCTGGACGAACCGGTCGAAGAACCAGACCCAGGGCGAAGCGATCCCGCCGGTGACGACGAACGCGTCGCTGGACACGCAGAACGTGCGCCAGGGCGCCGTGGTGGTCACCGGTAAGGCCGACGCCAAGGCGAAGATCGATATCTACGAGGACTTCCTCTGCCCGTACTGCGGCCAGCTGGAGAAGACCTACGGTAACCAGGTCGACCAGCAGATCGAGGCGGGGAAACTGCAGGTCAGCTACCACATGATCCCGCTGCTGAACAGCCGGTCGGACCCGCCGGGCTACTCGCTGGCCGCGGAGAACGCCGCGCTGTGCGCCGCGGACCAGAGGAAGTTCACCTCGTTCCACGACAGCCTGTTCGCGAAGCAGCCCGAGGAGGGTCAGCGCGGGTACGACAACGCGCAGCTGATCAAGCTGGGGCAGGACCTGGGCATCACCGCCCCGGCCTTCGCGACGTGCGTCAACGCGGGTACCTACAACCAGCCCCTGAACGACGCACTGGCGAAGATCTCGGCCGACCCGACCTTCCAGGGCACGCCGACGATCCTGCAGAACGGCGCCCAGGTCGACTGGACCCAGCCCGACTGGGTGACCAAGCTGGTGGGCCAGTCCTGA
- a CDS encoding tyrosine-type recombinase/integrase translates to MAWVEQSGQHSWRVRYRRHTGTTGAIPGFPDRKVAETYARDMETDQRRQVWIDPADSRTTLTDWAARWLPAQDLDPRTIDNYRSYLRCQILPHFGDASLGEITALDIDTWTKQVADAGYAAATIASWVKLLSMILTDAVDQHLIPTNPVRQRGHRGRRCRTLARERVWPTPEQVLRIANQASALGGTTARLLIITAAWTGCRRGELAALHRDNLHLDTGHLTVDPDHGSLHECGGRRWLGPPKTPSSARTITLPPFLVRLLRQHLQTHPYEFVFTNPCGTWLWRSSFHRRILRPAIDGTRKPGARIYPVCPGLTFHGLRHSHTTWLIAGGAPEIAQARRLGHHLPNRVVETYSHVAPEVETRLLADLQRRWHKATRSRYPKRPQQRKPAMKTRRPIPPSLTTRQRPIPAAPLTVGKRDNTRHVQRGNEKQVDPLSTTWSGTPQKHPTRDSLTRLQTISQDQPKPQESPSDQPKQPDRRGLITKWS, encoded by the coding sequence ATGGCCTGGGTCGAGCAATCCGGACAACACTCCTGGCGGGTCCGCTACCGCCGCCACACCGGCACCACCGGCGCCATACCGGGCTTCCCTGACCGCAAGGTCGCCGAAACCTACGCCCGGGACATGGAAACCGACCAAAGGCGCCAGGTCTGGATCGACCCCGCCGACAGCCGCACCACACTCACCGACTGGGCCGCCCGCTGGCTGCCCGCCCAGGACCTCGACCCGCGCACCATCGACAACTACCGCAGCTACCTGCGCTGCCAGATTCTGCCCCACTTCGGCGACGCGTCTTTGGGCGAGATCACCGCGCTCGACATCGACACCTGGACCAAACAGGTTGCGGACGCTGGCTACGCCGCAGCCACCATCGCCAGCTGGGTCAAACTCCTGTCGATGATCCTCACCGACGCGGTCGACCAACACCTCATCCCCACCAACCCCGTCCGACAACGCGGTCACCGCGGCCGACGCTGCCGCACCCTCGCCCGCGAACGTGTCTGGCCCACGCCCGAGCAGGTGCTGCGCATCGCCAACCAAGCCTCCGCCCTCGGCGGCACCACCGCCCGGCTTCTGATCATCACCGCCGCGTGGACCGGCTGCCGCCGGGGCGAACTAGCCGCCCTCCACCGCGACAACCTCCACCTCGACACCGGCCATCTCACCGTTGACCCCGACCACGGCTCGCTCCACGAGTGCGGCGGACGCCGCTGGCTCGGCCCGCCGAAGACACCCTCCTCGGCCCGCACCATCACCCTGCCGCCATTCCTGGTCCGACTGCTGCGCCAGCACCTCCAGACGCACCCCTACGAGTTCGTGTTCACCAACCCGTGCGGCACCTGGCTGTGGCGCTCGTCCTTCCACCGTCGCATCCTTCGCCCCGCCATCGACGGCACCCGCAAACCGGGCGCCCGGATCTACCCGGTGTGTCCGGGACTGACCTTCCACGGGCTGCGACACAGCCACACAACCTGGCTCATCGCCGGCGGAGCCCCCGAGATCGCGCAAGCCCGCCGCCTGGGCCATCACCTGCCCAACCGGGTCGTCGAAACCTACTCCCACGTCGCCCCCGAGGTCGAAACCCGACTGCTCGCCGACCTCCAACGCCGCTGGCACAAAGCCACCCGCAGCCGTTACCCCAAACGACCCCAACAGAGAAAGCCAGCAATGAAAACCCGGCGACCTATTCCCCCGTCGCTAACCACGCGTCAACGGCCAATTCCCGCCGCCCCTCTCACCGTTGGAAAGAGGGACAACACCCGCCACGTCCAGCGGGGCAACGAAAAACAGGTCGATCCCTTATCAACGACCTGGAGTGGCACTCCCCAGAAACACCCCACCAGGGACAGCCTGACCCGATTACAAACGATCAGCCAAGATCAACCGAAGCCACAAGAAAGCCCCTCCGACCAGCCGAAACAGCCTGATCGAAGGGGGTTGATCACGAAGTGGAGCTAA
- a CDS encoding DUF4041 domain-containing protein: MSGFRFVPPPGWPQPAPGWAPPAGWQPPPSWPPAPPSWQFWVADAPTGDGRQDTAEGPVDVPAAEPDIDDTSREGDRQEVSTASAQQELRRIQLQIDEARQELVELNDAILLQQVGIYEYHHPLESAEQYKEALAEVRQAIKDFVKRNAAILAAERFAYNNSLAQGRKMTADLSKLMLRAYNAEADNCVRSVRAGTVASAKQRLDRSVESIARLGKMMEMRVAPDYHLLRLREIELTGDYQIKVQEEREAVRAERERLREERRAEAELQAERERLDKERTHYNNVLAKLDQQDKQEQADELRRRLAAIDDAIMKNDYRIANIRAGYVYVISNIGAFGENVVKIGMTRRLEPRDRIVELGDASVPFPFDTHLLHFSEDAVALENELHKTFADRRLNRVNLRREFFFITPQEIRAALAEKLGNLLEFTDTPEASQYFQSRSAWPDHN; encoded by the coding sequence GTGAGCGGGTTCCGCTTCGTTCCGCCCCCGGGCTGGCCGCAGCCGGCGCCTGGGTGGGCGCCCCCGGCCGGGTGGCAACCGCCACCATCTTGGCCGCCAGCGCCTCCGAGCTGGCAGTTCTGGGTCGCGGACGCGCCAACGGGCGACGGGAGGCAGGACACCGCCGAGGGGCCTGTCGACGTTCCCGCGGCCGAGCCCGACATCGACGACACATCGCGAGAGGGCGACCGGCAAGAGGTATCCACCGCTTCGGCTCAACAGGAACTGCGGCGCATCCAACTGCAGATCGATGAGGCGCGGCAGGAGCTCGTCGAACTCAATGATGCGATCCTGCTCCAACAGGTCGGCATCTACGAGTACCACCACCCGCTGGAGAGCGCGGAGCAGTACAAGGAGGCGCTAGCCGAGGTTCGCCAGGCGATCAAGGACTTCGTCAAGCGCAACGCCGCGATCCTCGCGGCCGAACGGTTCGCCTACAACAACTCGCTGGCACAGGGCCGAAAGATGACGGCTGATTTGTCAAAACTGATGCTGCGAGCCTACAACGCGGAGGCCGACAACTGCGTCCGGTCGGTTCGTGCGGGCACGGTTGCCTCGGCGAAGCAGCGACTCGACCGATCGGTCGAGTCGATCGCGAGACTCGGCAAGATGATGGAGATGCGCGTAGCTCCTGACTACCACCTCCTTCGCCTTCGTGAGATCGAGCTGACAGGTGACTACCAGATCAAGGTGCAAGAGGAACGAGAAGCTGTCAGGGCCGAGCGTGAACGGTTACGCGAGGAGCGCCGGGCCGAGGCCGAGCTGCAGGCCGAACGCGAGCGGCTGGACAAGGAACGCACTCACTACAACAACGTGTTGGCGAAGCTCGATCAACAGGACAAGCAAGAGCAGGCCGATGAGCTTCGTCGGCGCCTGGCCGCTATCGATGATGCGATAATGAAGAACGACTACCGCATCGCCAACATCCGAGCGGGCTACGTGTACGTCATCAGTAACATCGGTGCCTTCGGCGAGAACGTCGTGAAAATCGGAATGACTCGGCGCCTCGAACCTCGGGACCGGATCGTGGAGCTCGGTGACGCCTCAGTTCCGTTCCCCTTTGACACTCACCTGCTCCACTTTTCGGAAGATGCCGTCGCGCTTGAGAACGAGCTGCACAAGACGTTCGCCGATCGTCGTCTCAACCGGGTCAACCTTCGCCGAGAGTTCTTCTTCATCACGCCGCAGGAAATTCGTGCGGCCTTGGCGGAGAAGCTCGGCAACCTACTCGAGTTCACCGACACCCCGGAGGCATCACAGTACTTCCAGAGCCGATCAGCGTGGCCCGACCACAACTAG
- a CDS encoding ATP-dependent DNA helicase: MTTVGDHIQSTDATICQNIASLTDQRELLSQNVLAQLRNLVEGVAVRLQLGSADADYNYPAIGLGLAFIKGRGQYGFLSRFHKLLEASASHYTMDGDASERLMLKYYEYLLRIRTLLKDKCGIEVLGNLESFPVDLDPSLREYHDKIAARIEALRSTGSSSGARDRYYIHKTRPFFVGGRIYYEVTFYRAINKVSKFDRIIAFTDIDMTDKYSAMLTLQRDSIDVLNQTMPIMIIRDWAVSIRPCEFDNFARLLGITTKVRTSSAEYGYLMRGLTVGSGSLLDLIDMADDQYEATKAAGTAGIATPQIFPVLDDARRIVRLAAPGHNVIRYLMLRMHNRTLKPQYNWDECSRLSDLNLLYGCIPFDQMPFCTSLPGHNPRYWDLVESLDATDRDHELLARRVRNNVDRHGTLYTPVADLETFGDVAKLIANYNRTLYYKQAERQLVQDKDHVFIRGYEDDTVAILEKLQEYAASGIDGYTPAVERWIDEAPHAIDDDAKKNALKLLFNQSKVAVIYGAAGTGKSTMVDHIANYFNDKTKLFLAHTNPAIDNLKRKVTAQDSTFRTISSQIYRTASDPEYDLLVIDECSTVSNADLIKVLEKTSFELLVLVGDVYQIESIQFGNWFSTIRSFIPDTSVFELTTPFRTNSAPLLGFWGKVRNTEDDIAEVIARNGYSTVLDSSLFESQRDDEIILCLNYDGLYGINNVNRFLQSSNPNPAISWRASAYKVGDPVLFNETERFRPVTYNNLKGRIVDIAQRPGQIQFDVELDRPLTEFDVVGEELEWVEGSTVRFSVYDYDTSDEDDDSLNTSVPFQVAYAVSIHKAQGLEYDSVKIVITDANEDDITHSILYTAVTRARDRLRIFWTPETQQAVLKSLHRSTNPKDVAVLTSRRDLTPVAGSRRSP; the protein is encoded by the coding sequence ATGACGACGGTTGGCGATCACATCCAGAGCACGGATGCAACGATCTGTCAGAACATCGCATCGCTGACTGACCAGCGCGAGCTGCTGTCCCAGAACGTCCTTGCTCAGCTCCGGAACCTCGTTGAGGGTGTCGCCGTGCGTCTTCAGCTCGGTTCCGCCGACGCTGACTACAATTATCCGGCGATCGGGCTCGGGCTTGCCTTCATCAAGGGCAGGGGCCAGTACGGATTCTTGAGCCGATTCCATAAACTTCTCGAAGCGAGCGCCTCTCACTACACCATGGATGGGGACGCCTCCGAGCGCCTGATGCTCAAGTACTACGAGTACCTCCTCCGTATCCGGACATTACTCAAGGACAAATGCGGAATCGAGGTGCTCGGCAATCTGGAGTCGTTCCCGGTCGACCTCGACCCGTCGCTGCGCGAGTACCACGATAAGATCGCCGCCCGGATCGAGGCGTTGCGATCGACAGGGTCGAGTAGTGGCGCGCGGGATCGCTACTATATCCACAAGACGCGCCCGTTCTTCGTTGGTGGGCGCATCTACTACGAGGTCACCTTCTATCGGGCCATCAACAAGGTCAGCAAGTTCGACCGTATCATCGCCTTCACCGACATCGACATGACCGACAAATACTCGGCCATGCTGACGCTCCAGCGTGACTCGATCGACGTCCTCAACCAGACGATGCCGATTATGATCATCCGCGATTGGGCGGTCTCGATCCGCCCGTGCGAGTTCGACAACTTCGCGCGCCTCCTAGGCATCACGACGAAAGTCCGTACTAGTTCTGCGGAGTATGGCTACCTAATGCGGGGGCTGACCGTGGGATCAGGAAGCCTACTCGACCTCATCGACATGGCCGACGACCAGTACGAAGCGACCAAGGCCGCGGGCACGGCTGGTATCGCCACGCCGCAGATCTTCCCAGTGCTGGACGATGCGCGCCGTATTGTGCGGTTGGCTGCGCCAGGTCATAACGTCATCCGATACCTCATGCTGAGGATGCACAATCGGACGTTGAAGCCGCAGTACAACTGGGACGAGTGCAGCCGTCTGTCTGACCTGAACCTTCTCTATGGCTGCATACCGTTCGACCAAATGCCCTTCTGCACCTCACTACCCGGACACAACCCGCGCTACTGGGATCTCGTCGAGAGCCTCGATGCGACTGACCGGGATCACGAGCTGCTCGCGCGGCGAGTGCGGAACAACGTCGACCGCCATGGAACCCTCTACACGCCCGTAGCCGATCTTGAGACGTTCGGAGACGTCGCTAAGCTGATCGCCAACTACAACAGGACGCTCTACTACAAGCAGGCAGAGCGTCAGCTGGTGCAGGACAAGGACCACGTCTTCATCCGAGGGTATGAGGACGACACCGTCGCCATCCTCGAGAAGCTCCAGGAGTACGCGGCGTCCGGGATCGACGGCTACACCCCGGCCGTCGAGCGTTGGATCGACGAGGCCCCTCATGCCATCGATGACGACGCCAAGAAGAACGCGCTGAAGCTCCTATTCAACCAGTCGAAGGTTGCCGTGATCTACGGCGCGGCCGGCACGGGCAAGTCCACGATGGTCGACCACATTGCCAACTACTTCAACGACAAGACGAAGCTGTTCCTGGCTCATACCAACCCGGCGATCGACAATCTCAAGCGCAAGGTCACCGCCCAGGACTCGACCTTCCGGACGATCAGCAGCCAGATTTACCGGACCGCGTCGGATCCGGAGTACGACCTCCTGGTCATCGATGAGTGCAGCACCGTCAGCAACGCCGACCTGATCAAGGTGCTGGAGAAGACGTCCTTCGAGCTGCTCGTGCTGGTCGGCGACGTCTATCAGATCGAGTCGATCCAGTTCGGCAACTGGTTCAGCACCATCCGCTCGTTCATCCCGGACACGTCGGTCTTCGAGCTGACGACCCCGTTCCGGACCAATAGCGCGCCGCTCCTCGGCTTCTGGGGCAAGGTACGGAACACCGAGGACGACATCGCCGAGGTCATCGCCCGCAACGGTTACTCCACCGTGCTCGACAGCTCCCTGTTCGAGTCTCAGCGCGATGACGAGATCATCCTGTGCCTCAACTACGACGGTCTCTACGGAATCAACAACGTCAACCGCTTCCTGCAGAGCAGCAACCCAAACCCGGCGATCAGTTGGCGTGCCTCCGCCTACAAGGTCGGCGACCCGGTGTTGTTTAACGAGACCGAGCGGTTCCGGCCGGTGACCTACAACAACCTCAAAGGTCGGATCGTCGACATCGCCCAACGGCCAGGCCAGATCCAGTTCGACGTCGAGCTGGATCGTCCACTCACCGAATTCGATGTCGTCGGTGAAGAGTTGGAGTGGGTGGAGGGTTCGACCGTACGCTTCTCCGTCTACGACTACGACACGAGCGATGAGGACGACGACTCGCTCAACACATCTGTGCCCTTCCAGGTGGCCTATGCCGTCTCGATCCACAAGGCACAGGGCCTCGAGTATGACTCCGTCAAGATCGTTATCACCGACGCCAACGAGGATGACATCACACACAGCATTTTGTACACGGCCGTGACCCGCGCACGTGACCGTTTGCGGATCTTCTGGACGCCAGAGACACAGCAGGCTGTTCTCAAGAGTCTCCACAGGAGCACCAACCCGAAAGATGTCGCCGTTCTTACCAGTCGTCGCGATCTCACTCCGGTTGCCGGGTCTCGGCGCAGCCCCTGA
- a CDS encoding 3-hydroxyacyl-CoA dehydrogenase NAD-binding domain-containing protein, whose protein sequence is MSARYSVSGRIAIIRIDNPPINSLGHATREGVVRKLRRAIDSADIEAIVLTGREGFFSAGADISEFGTPKSAADPVLGSVIAALEEADKPIVAAIDGNCLGGGLELALGAHYRIATSASKIGLPEVNLGLVPGAGGTQRLPRVVGAEVAADIIIGGRPRTAGDLVGIEGQRLLDRVVDTDLVRAATDFATEIAAVRPLPRVRDRNVEADERNAISTLREGLRRRSRGFLAPLAALDLVEKAITVPFEEGLAEERRTFLELVSGEQSAALRHVFFAERAARKIPDVPRDTSARTVDTVAVIGAGTMGGGIAMNFINAGIPVTILDSSQEGLDRGLGVILRNYQTRVDKGKLAPELLAHRMALLTPSLDYADVSDSDLVIEAAFEDIDVKRSVFSRLDEVAKPGAILASNTSTLDIDAIAAVTGRPRDVLGMHFFSPANVMKLLEIVRGKETADDVVVTAMAVGQRVGKVGVIARVCDGFIGNRMLAKYRDAAMDLLYAGATPVEIDSAVEGFGFAMGPFRMGDLAGNDIGWAVRKRRYAEQPDMPRDEIADALCESGRFGQKTGGGWYDYQPGSRDAIPSPVVDDLLAAFLEKRGTARRKYEPDEIVRRLVFALVDEGARILDEGIALRASDIDVVYVAGYGFPRYRGGPMYYADTVGLANVLSALRRFHGDDSWEPAPSLVRLATEARTFN, encoded by the coding sequence ATGTCTGCTCGGTACAGCGTCTCCGGACGCATCGCGATCATCCGAATCGACAACCCTCCGATCAACAGCCTCGGCCACGCAACGCGGGAGGGCGTCGTGCGCAAGCTGCGACGTGCCATCGACTCCGCCGACATCGAGGCGATAGTGCTCACCGGCCGCGAGGGATTCTTCTCCGCCGGAGCCGACATCTCCGAGTTCGGGACGCCCAAGTCAGCCGCAGACCCGGTGCTCGGTTCCGTCATCGCGGCGCTTGAGGAAGCCGACAAGCCGATCGTGGCGGCGATCGACGGCAACTGTTTGGGTGGCGGACTGGAACTCGCGCTGGGCGCGCACTACCGGATCGCGACCTCGGCCAGCAAGATCGGGCTGCCGGAGGTCAACCTTGGGTTGGTGCCCGGCGCCGGTGGTACCCAGCGGCTGCCGCGTGTGGTGGGGGCAGAGGTCGCGGCGGACATCATCATCGGCGGTAGGCCGCGTACGGCGGGAGATCTCGTTGGCATCGAGGGGCAACGGCTGCTCGACCGGGTCGTGGACACCGATCTGGTGCGGGCGGCGACAGACTTCGCGACCGAGATCGCCGCGGTACGGCCGCTCCCGCGGGTTCGGGACCGCAACGTCGAGGCTGACGAGCGGAATGCGATAAGCACGCTACGAGAGGGACTCCGTCGGCGCAGCCGTGGATTTCTGGCACCGCTGGCGGCGCTGGACCTGGTCGAGAAGGCCATCACCGTGCCGTTCGAGGAGGGGCTGGCCGAGGAGCGGAGGACGTTCCTTGAGCTGGTGAGCGGCGAGCAGTCGGCCGCGCTGCGCCACGTGTTCTTCGCCGAGCGAGCCGCCCGCAAGATCCCAGACGTCCCTCGGGACACGTCGGCCCGGACGGTCGACACGGTGGCGGTCATCGGTGCCGGAACGATGGGCGGGGGCATCGCGATGAACTTCATCAACGCGGGGATTCCGGTCACCATCCTGGACAGCAGCCAGGAGGGACTCGACCGCGGGCTGGGGGTCATTCTTCGGAACTATCAAACCCGGGTGGACAAGGGAAAGCTGGCTCCGGAGCTGCTGGCGCACCGCATGGCGTTGTTGACGCCGTCCCTCGACTACGCGGACGTGTCCGACAGCGACCTGGTCATCGAAGCGGCCTTCGAGGACATCGACGTCAAGCGCTCGGTGTTCAGCCGGCTCGATGAGGTGGCGAAACCCGGCGCCATCCTGGCGTCGAACACCTCGACCCTGGACATCGACGCGATCGCCGCGGTGACCGGGCGCCCCCGAGATGTCCTGGGTATGCACTTCTTCAGCCCCGCCAACGTGATGAAGCTGTTGGAGATCGTGCGTGGTAAGGAGACCGCGGATGACGTGGTGGTCACCGCGATGGCGGTGGGCCAGCGGGTCGGGAAGGTCGGTGTGATCGCTCGGGTGTGCGACGGCTTCATCGGTAACCGGATGCTGGCCAAGTATCGGGATGCTGCGATGGATCTCCTCTATGCCGGCGCGACACCGGTCGAGATCGACTCCGCCGTCGAGGGCTTCGGGTTCGCCATGGGCCCGTTCCGGATGGGCGACCTGGCGGGTAACGACATCGGGTGGGCGGTCCGCAAGAGGCGCTATGCAGAGCAACCCGACATGCCGCGGGACGAGATCGCTGATGCCCTGTGCGAGTCGGGGCGGTTCGGCCAGAAGACCGGCGGCGGGTGGTACGACTATCAGCCCGGGAGCCGAGATGCGATCCCGAGCCCGGTCGTCGACGATCTGCTGGCCGCGTTTCTGGAGAAGCGCGGCACGGCGCGCCGCAAGTATGAGCCGGACGAGATTGTGCGGCGTCTCGTCTTCGCGCTCGTCGATGAGGGCGCCCGAATCCTCGACGAAGGCATCGCGCTCCGCGCCTCGGACATCGACGTGGTGTACGTGGCGGGATACGGATTCCCCCGGTACCGTGGCGGTCCGATGTACTACGCCGACACGGTCGGGTTAGCGAACGTACTGTCCGCGCTGCGGCGGTTCCATGGTGACGACAGCTGGGAACCGGCGCCATCGCTGGTCCGGTTGGCCACCGAGGCACGCACCTTCAACTGA
- a CDS encoding MHS family MFS transporter: MGRLLWCEQDSSPCRSPATLVTGTATSPWSSPGGATIGVFAPILLVASRFVQGMAWAGSAAASCRR, translated from the coding sequence GTGGGCAGGCTTCTCTGGTGCGAGCAGGATTCATCGCCCTGCCGCTCACCGGCCACTTTGGTGACCGGCACGGCCACCAGCCCGTGGTCATCACCCGGCGGCGCGACGATCGGGGTTTTCGCGCCGATCCTGCTGGTGGCGTCGCGCTTCGTGCAGGGCATGGCGTGGGCGGGCAGCGCGGCGGCATCGTGCCGCCGCTGA